One Peromyscus leucopus breed LL Stock chromosome 20, UCI_PerLeu_2.1, whole genome shotgun sequence genomic window, AGGATGGAATTCCAGGATGAGTCTTTCCTGCTGCATTGCCGTGCTCTGTTGTCTAGACCAAGGGCGGTTAGGAGAGGAATACACGGCATTTGTGACGAGCAAttactgtgtgacacacctgGATACTCCCGAACCGTAAAAGATGGTAACCACGAGGAAATGCGAAGAGCACGTGGAGAAGATCTTGCTCCGACCTGTGGCCGAGCTGATGCCCAGGGCTGTCAGGATGATCTGGCTGTAGGAACCCAGCAGTAGGACAAGAGTACCAAGACCTAAGATCACCATGGTTGTAAGGATGGAGGCGATAGTAATGTGGGGGTCAGAACAGACCAGCGAGAGCACAGTAGGGATCTCACAGGCAAAGCTGTGGATGACGTTCGGGCCACAGAAGTGCTCTTCAGCTAGCAGGAGGGTGTTAATCAGGCTGACACTGATTCCTATGGCCCAGGATATAACCACCAGCCCAGAACACACCTTTCTATTCATAGTGACCACATACATCAGTGGGTGACACACAGCCTGGAACCGGTCGTAGGCCATGGCAGAAAGGAGGCAGGCTTCGGTGGCCCCAGAAAATAGGACCAGGGCGATCTGAGTGAAACACCCGAGGGATGATATAGTCTTCCACTCGGAAATCAGGTTCCTCAGCAACTTGGGCACAATGACTGAGGAATAGAAAGCATCTATAAACGAGAGGTGTctcaggaagaagtacatgggggtaTGAAGGTGGGAATCGGAGCTGATCACCAGCAGCATCAGCAGGTTCCCTGTGAGGGTCAAGAGGTAAATCACCAAGAACAGCATAAACAGCAGCACCTGAGTCCGAGGGTTGCTGGTCAGTCCCAGGAGCACAAACTCAGTGACATTCCTAACTTCCATGGAGCATTCAAGCGTCCCATCTGAGGGATGAGAACTAAGAAGATTGTCCAGCACTGCTACGCAGCCCCGGAATGATGAATTAAACTTTTGACTCAGGAGGGGTTACATGGCAGTGGTCTTTCTGCTGTGTCTGCTCGTCAGCACTTCCTGGCTCAGGGCAGTGACCTTCTGGCCAAAGTGGAGAAGGTGGGTGGGAAGCTTGAAGAGGATGAGAActagaaaagaagaggaggaggaacagggttAGAACACTGGAGGAAAGGAGCCAAGGAGAGACCCCACGACTCTGAGAATGTGTTGTGTTCTGCTTTCAAAGGGGGTCAAACTCAGCCTGCAGGGGGACTGACTGGCACAGCGAATCGGCAGTAAACATTTTGACTGGCCTTCGGCATGACAGACTATGGCGATGTCTGAATAACGGACAGAAGTGCTGTGACACCTCACGATGCTGCAAGTTCTTTCTCTGCCCTCAGAAGTCTGTAAATCACttgagtttttcatttaaaacatcagTAGGATAGGTCAGATAGCTTAGCAAGTAAAGGTCACAAGGGTGACGGTCTGAATTCTATCCCTGGGGCTCCACGATGCCACCCATGCACCACCCCCAATAGAGGTAAAAGAAAACTCTGGAAAGCTAGACGTTTCCCAAGGTCCATTCCATTTTTGACATTCTAAGAATAATGGAGCGATCTCTTTTGGGTGTGTTTGCTACTGAATAGAATCCCCTTGCATGCTAGCCCAAGCAGAAGTGACAGTTTCATGGAAACtatatgggggagggggagccctCCTAATGGAAGTGAGGACAACACTTTCACTGCGCTCTCCAGATTTCGCACAGGAGTCCACAGAGACCCGAGCATCTCTGAACTGGATATGGATAAAGCCACACCAAACTTCCATCATTCAGCTTCTGAAAGTTACAGATATCCTCTCCCCaaaggaggagggatgaagggCACTTGGTAGAATGGACAGTTACAGGTATAGTTTAGAGCAGAGGGAGGTAAAGAGGTCTCTCTTCCCAAAGGATGGCTAGAAGGTTCATAAGTGAACCaatgtggatgggggagggcccctCCTGATCTCTGCTCATGACTACCATGCTCACGGGTTCCCAGAGTGGGCAGTTTTGGGAGAAGATAGATTGGAATAAGATTTATCCTTACCTGGATCCCAAGGCGGAAAACCAGATGTGCTTAGTGGAGGATGCCCAGATAACATCCTTTCCCACACTGCACAAGAGCCACGGGTCTGACTTGGTTTCTGTGGGCTTCTCTTGACTTAGTCCTAGGGGATACAGGCAAGGGACTTCTGGGCACTGAGCTCTTTAAATTTTGGTTATGAGTCTTAGTTGGTTATCAGCCCACAAGAGACTTCTGAATAAGGGTTTATTTCCATAGTCTTTATGTCCAAGGGGAAAGGTAGTTTTCCAAAATTCTGCTTCACAAATAACAATGGCCAGAGGGACTTCAAGTCATCTTCAGACCTTAGAGAGTGAAGGGAGTCCCTTGAGACCCCCGAGCAGGTCTTCTCTGGTTCTGAGTGGGTCCTCCAAGCTGACTCTGTGTTATTCTTGTTTTAGTGGGTTACATCATACAAGAGGGCCATGAGGTGGCCAATAATCCACTTTTAGTTCTATTATTATGTAAAAATATCACCGATCTATGAGTAGGTTATAGGCATGCTCGTTGTATACATGCACAaaattctgaaaaacaaacacacaaccctTTACCTCCAACATTGCCCAGCTCTGCTTTTGTGCTGCTACATCTCTTCCCTTAGGTTCCTCCCCAAGAAGTACATCCTTGTTAACTAGAACGTCACTGTGTTCTTCAGATACCTCCTCAAATCTAATACAAtgtttggctaaaaaaaaaaaaactctgaaaaatTCTGTACAGTTTAAAAAATCCAGTTATGGCCCCTTATTGTtgaattgttgttacacacacacacacacaaatatgaccTGCAGAGTTTATTTAATGTTGCTCATAAGTGTATGTGCTTAGGGCTGATTACTTGGGAGTAGATCTCCTATCAGGGGGCTCATTTCTGGAGCAGACCGATTATGTCTCTCACAGCAGTCATTCATTGTTCGGGGTTCTTCATCTAGGGGCGGGGTCTTcccccatccacattggcatTGTCAATTGTcatttttcaggttttgtttaggtAACCATATTGTTCAGATTTCATGAGCCCAGCTTCACTGtcctgtctagaagacactatcctGCGGCAGATGCCCTGGTCCTGAcatttacaatctttccacctcttcccCCTTGATGGGCCCAGAGCCTTCAGTGTAGGGTCGTGTTGTAGAAGTATGGCTTGGTGCCCGGCACCCCATGGCCAGTGTTCtatgcattttgaccagttgtagatttctgtaatagtctgtgcttcaaaacaaagcttttctgTGAATCTGGGAAGGGGGATATTGGGAGGGGTcggagggagcagaaggagggggCAAATGATGTAAATAGAGTgctctcacaagttgtcttctgacctccacatgctcaaCATGGTGCACAGGCTCACAACATAGAcacaggcagagcaggcggatctctgagttcaaggtcagcctggtctacagatttacagagcaagttccaggatagccagggctacacaaagaaaccctttcaaaaaaaaaaaaaaaaaaaaaaaaaaaaaaccaaaacacaaaacaaaacaaaagtaaagaaaaaaattgttgtttgagaatttcataatgcctataatgtgttttgatcaagtccATCCTTCATCCCCTTCCTTCCAATTCCTTTCCCTATTCCCCCACACCACTATTCCCTTCCAATTTCaagtgttctctttttaaaatatatatattggtctgaaacagggtctctttgtgaCATCAaatctatgtagtcctggctgttctaggacttgctgtgtagaccaggctgtcctcgaactcacagagatctgtctgcctctacctcctaagtgctgggattaaaggtgtgcaccaccaagcccatcttatttttgagaatttcatatgagtactgtatttacatcatttcctccgTCCCTCTGTACCGCCACATCTGCCAATGCgtatttataattttgtgttcAGGTTGGTGTTCAAAATTTCTGAGTGTTTATTTAGGTTTCTAATTCTTAGCATATAATTCTTTTAGTAATATGATTTATGGTATTCAaatattacacatatatttacttatgtgtacGTGTCCATGTCAGTGCCTGGCATGAAAATGCCCAtggtagagaccagaagagggagtcagatgccCTGAGCTGGAGtcgcaggtggttgtgagtcacctgacatggagtctgactcaggtcctctggaagagcggccagtctcttaacctctgagccgtctctccagcccccttgtatCTGTTTCTTACTCAGCTTCACCAAATGTCTCTTCCATGGATTTTTCCTCCTAATCTCCATACATGGAGAAGAGAAGGGTTACAGTTCTCCTGCAGAGGGACTCCCTGCCCCagagagttctttatatacaaaGTTACTGGAGTGTTGCGGCATCAGTGACCCAGGGCTCCTTCCTGTGTTTAATTAAATACTGAATATGCTTCATAGCAGCACCACACTGCTCTCTTTAGGATGCCAGGAACTCGCCTCTAAGTGTCCTAACCTTCAGGGATTTAGTTGAAATCTTAACACAAGAGAAGGCTATCATTTAATACCTTTTCACATGGATgcatctttaaaagtagatttgaggccgggcggtggtggtgcacgcctttaatcccagcactagggagacagagccaggcggatctctgtgagttcgaggccagcctggtctacagagcgagatccaggataggcaccaaaactacacagagaatccatgtcttcaagaaaaaaaaaagtgaacgagttggggctggagagatggctctgtggttaagagcagtggctgttcttccattGGActagggtttaattcccagcacccacatggcagctcacaactgtctgtaactccagttccaggagatctgataccttcacaccaatgcacataaaataaagttaaataaattattaaaaatatataaaaaataattttaaaaattaaaaaaagtcaatttgagggctggagagatggcccagtggttaagagcacttgttggtcTTGTagaggagttcagttcccagtatcccatccatatggcagcttataacttcctgtaagttcagttccagggaatcaagtgacctcttctggcctccactggcactgcacacatgtggtgcacatacacactcacaggcaaaacacccatgcacaagaaatagaaataaaccaATCTTCAAAATACTCGAGTTATATGCTGTTGGTCAATCCCTTATTTGCAGCACATGGACACCCTTACAAGTAGTCTCTTCCATTTGTCTCATTGTTTTTATAGCTGCAGATTGTTTTATAGAACAGATGTAAGAGTCAATGAGTTCATTAGAGATAAGTGTTTTCAATAATAATGTTGCAGTTAAATAATTTGTAAATGCTCTTTCTTGTTTCAGTATTTGTGCAGAATGAGCTCCGAAAGAATTTGTGGTTCTAAAGACGagcaaccaaaaccaaaaccaaaaccaaaaccaaaccaaaccaaaccaaaacaaaaaaaccaacagacAAACTTCCGcaaattgccttctaaaaagataccattttccattttacttttttggaTCTTTCACTTAAGTATGGTGTGAAATTAAATTCTGagagtggaaagaagaaagccaacccaaattcttttaaatgatttttctctgttctttgactGGCTAGGCCAGTGAGCGACACTTAGAGTACTTTGCAGTTTCCAGCTTATTAAGCAATGGCTCTTCTGGAtccccaaagcaaaaccaaaatctgCCAACAATGTATTAAATGTAACCCTGATTTGTAACTTTTAAattgagctctgtgtgtgtgtgtgtgtgtgtgtgtgtgtgtgtgtgtgtgtgtgtgtctggaatgCTAATTAGTATCAGTGTGAAGAATAGGAGGTCATTTAAGGTTCAGGATATGGGTGTTCAGCCAGATTGTTGAGCCTTTTGGTGtggaaaataaaatgggaaaggaaaggaaagcatctGTCTGACCTCTTCCGAACACGTTGGTCAGAGAAATACATGTTTGCAGCGATGCCCATGAGAACCACATTTCAGAGGGAGGCAAATCCCTTTCCTTTCTAAGGCTCATCTACCTTAAGAAACACGCttatgccgggcgttggtggcgcacacctttaatcccagcactcgggaggcagagccaggcggatctctgtgagttcgaggccagcctgggctaccaagtgagctccaggaaaggcgcaaagctacacagagaaaccctgtctcgaaaatcaaaaaaaaaaaaaaaaaaaaaaaaaaaaaaaaaaaaaaaagaaacacgcTTATAAAAATCTCTATCCCTTATTTCCATCAACTGAAAATCAGGTAAATTTCATAGGTATTTTGCCTGATCTATGGCCTCTGACACAGTCACGTGACTGCTTCTTTGGTAGTACTATGTCTTTAGAAAACTGACTGATCCCTGGACTCTTGACAGGACACAATGAAAGGGGATTTCAATCAACATGAGCCAGTTGTTGAGTTAGGCTGGTGATTGAACATTGATGCAGAAACCTTAGGAAGTGTAAATCTACACTAATAGGTTAGCTTTTAGCATTTTGAAACATGCCTAGTACATactgaggaaaataattttaagtcacATTGAATTGATTTAAAGTGGAGATTTAGAACTGATTAAGTTTTTGGAGGAACTTTATGTGTACTTGGAAACAGTGTTTCCCTATTGGGTGATATTTTATCCCAGGCTTATTTGGCAGTGTCTGGAGATAATTTTGGAGTAGAGGCCATGGGTGCTGATAAACTTCTTACAATGCACAGACTATCCCCCATGCCAAGGCATTATCTGGCCCCAAGTGATTATTACTGATACTGTTGTAGCTTCATTTCTGTTCAATTCCAGGAATTGTTTTTattcccttctttatttcttcaatgaCTCATTCATCATTTAATAGTGAATTAAAAAATCTCCatgaatttgtgtattttatgtagtTTTCCCTATGGCTGATTTATGGGTTTAGCCCATTGTTGGACAGATAAGATATGAGAAGGtgttttaattttcctgtatttgttgaggcatgctttgttttctggtatgtgatctatttttaaactagaaataaaatgaaagtttcaTGGCTGATGAAGTATGAGGTggccttctttgtttcttttgactAATTTTGGTGTAAAATCCGTTTTGTGAGATAGTAGCCAGCAACACCTGCTTGCTTCCCAGTTCCATTTCAGTTAAAGACCTTTCCCCATCCTGTCAGCTTTAggtgatgtctgtctttgataGGGAGGTGTTTTTATTGGAGTCAGTAAATAGAtggattctctctcttcttttaaaaaaatgttattggtagtctgtcttttttttttggtttttcgagacagggtttctctgtatagctttgctcctttcctggaactcgctttggagaccaggctgaccaccgctgccgccgccgccgccgccaccaccaccaccaccaccaccacccggctggtaGTCTGTCTTTTGATTGGGGAATTTAGATCATTAATATTTAGAGTTATTATTGAGAGGTGTgtattaattcctgtcatttggTTGATTTTGTAGTCTTTAGTATTTTTCTAATTCTCATCTGCTGGCAGCTtttacacattttctttgttctgtatttttttgtgtttttactaTGATAGAGGTGAAATTTATCTTCTCATcatgtctatttggtgttctatagtcCTTTGGTACCTGGATTGCcttctatttttctaaattaaaaaaatttttgctatgatttcattgaaaatattttatatggctTTTGCTTGGTGTTTTCTCCTTATTTTGTGCCTGTAATtaatagatttggtcttttcatattatttcaaatatctctcttgttttattcatgtgttttattaatttatttttatcctgaTTGAATATTCcaatttctcttctttgtcttcaaGCCCTAAAAATCTGGTCCCAGTGATTCACGGATTTCTCAGGCTTTCCACTGAgttttttatttgacttatttaTTGACTTCTTCATATTTAGCATcatttcagtttggttttcccAAACTGAAACACTGTAAAAAttgtaaaacattaaaattaaaaatgtagactATATGCAAAATAATATTGTAGGCATACTGGATTAAATAAAACTTATCATTAAAAttgatctcatttatttttacttcttaaaacatgaccataaaatttaaaattatatatatatatacatatatatatatatatatatatttacactttCAAACATTCAGCATAGATTGAGTTTTGAAGCTCATCAGAGGTTTAAGCTGTCTCCATTTTTCTTAGGTCTGGTAAACACAACCATTAAtacaactaactaaataaaaaggaaaattttgatGGAAAATTTGAGTCTATGTCCATTACAAAAAACTAATCATTATCTGTTTTACATATGATTGTCATTTATTCCCCTAGTTTGTTCTCAAGATTCTAATCATGAGTGAGGTGAAGAGAATTTCTAAGACTATGATGAGCCATACAGTCTACAAAGTTTTAGGGATTAACCAGAAATCACTGGAAAACCCAGAGATAGAGCTGAATCTGGACAGGAATCAGAAGAGGAACAGCAATATGAGGATCCTATGCTCTTCTCATAGCTTTGTAGATGAATTCCCAAAGTTCAAACTGGTATTAAAGGAAGTCACAGAGCTAGGAAGCCATAGAATGACCTTGTTGTGGAGCTAACCTTTCACAAGAATACCAGCACGTTTCCAGGAACTGACGTTTACAGCTGCACATGTCATTGGGCCACGTGGTCATGGGTGGTAGCTTGGGGTGGCATACACTGTCAGGTCCAAAAGGAACACAGAACAAATGGCCAACTGTGGTGCCCATGAGCATTCtaaagcacatgctggcctccaggttctctcAGCATCCCAAGCACCTGTTACAGCGTCCTTGCTGGCATCCTGCTCCTCTAAGTTCTCTTCCCAGCCCCTACCCTGAACTTCTTAGCTCATGGGcatcccttcccccagcttctatTTCCTACAGATCTCTGCCCCTTCGGCCATGCTCTCTCTTTGCTCTCTTGGACTTTTGCTGTCTTGGTTCTCTTAGCTCTTGGTCCCTTCTCTCTTAGTCCTCTTCTCTggctctccccactcccctcatggcctggttcagtctgcTGACCATGTTCAATCTACTACTTTTCCTCCCTGCTCTGGATTCTTCCATATGCCTTTGGCTGTACTCTCCCCCATAGCTACAATAAAAATCTCCTCACCATACCTTGAGTAGTCATGTCATCATTTCATTCATATACAGCATTATATTAAACTTCCAGAAGTTGCTAGAGACTATGAAATATTCCTGTAGAATCTTTCCATATCCAAACAAAggcaataagtataataacttgATATAAATACTTACCCCTTTAGTGACTAAGGAAATAATGATGTAAAATAGACAATttgaaacataacaaaaaaaacctgaccaACTTGGTATAgcacaatcaaaataataatttcctaAGAACAAAATTGCTTTGACagctataaaataaacataaaagggATATACAGCAAGATACAGTATCATTGGCATATGCAACCAATGTCCTTGCCATACTTCAGATGGGTTTGTAGGTCATTTACACTTCCCTAGGGCTTGGGTGCATGCTCTTGGGTTGAGCTTTGGATAGGTGGGGCACCTGATAGATGCTGAAAACAGCCATAACAGAAAGCTGCTGACTTGTGTTGTATGTGGCTGCTGTAACCGTTGATTATAgtatctgttgtggaatattagtttaagatgtgttacatttgtttatgctgtgggacatttgttttaatgctgcaaagatgtgttgcattcttttctgttgcatttgtttaactctgtgaagctgtgttacttttgctgTCTAAAACAtttggttggtctaataaagagctaaatggccaatagctgggcagagagctAGGGGCAGGGcagtggaggaagagaaatgtCCTCCATTGTGGAAACATAGAGGAGGCTGAGTGGTAAGGTCCCTCCCAGCATCTTCCCTCTACACCTCCCATCCCTGATGGAGCAGGAGAGCCTGTGCtacaaggacagcctggaccTCCTGGTCAGCATCCTCCTCAGAGCTGCCGTCACGTCTTTGTTTTTCAGGCTGTAGATAAGGGGGTTTAGCATCGGGGTCACCACACTGTACTGTAAAGACAGCACTTGCTCCAGGGCCGAGCCAGACGCTGGAGTCATGTACCTTTGGAGAAATGACACAGAGGAGCACAGTGAGCTCAGGGTGAGGACCACAACACTGCTGACAGCTGTGGTCCACCCCACTCCCGCCGCCGAGCGCACAAAAGGTTCCTCAGGGTCGAGTGGACTGTCGCCATGGCAACATCTAGAAATGACCGATCATTGGGAAGTCAGTCATTTCTGTCTTCAAATGCCTCCAAGCATGAGTGAACTCACAGAGGGAACTCTCCCAGGAAAAGAAGGTCTTCTGTGTATTCAGGGGTCCAGGTTAGGATGGGGCTAAGGCATTTCCATAGCATCTTGGCTAATAGACATGATATAACGTTACCCTTTCTCTATATTCGCAACAATTCAGACACACTGTGTTCTCATTTAGTGGTGATTATTTCTTGCACAGCTACGTGTCTAGTTCACAACACTGCCGTTGTTTCCCACATGTGTGTCTCTGAGGATTACTCTCACAACCGTagcaaattattattaattattatatgtgtatgagcgtttgcatgcatgtgtgtatgtgtaccatttgACTAcatggtacctgtggaggtcagaaggttcctggtcccctgaaactggaattgtggatggttgtgagcctccttgtgggtgttgagaactgaacctgggtcctttgcaagagcaccaagtgctcctaaccactgagccgtctctccagccccaacatgtTATTTTTATAATGCTTGGTGGAACAAATTTtcagttatatttttctttggatTGGAAGAGGAGCCAAAATCGGTGAATAAAGTGAGAGACAAAAATGGGCTGAGCAACACGTACGATTTTTAAAACCTTATGATTAAATAATTAGGCGTATCTTAAGAATCCCTTGGATTATTTCCCAAGGATGCATTACTACCTTTCAATGGCATTGTCTTTACCAGGACAAAGGCAATGCATCAAGAGTGTTCCTTGCgaactttgattttaaaagatatttaggggctggggagacggctcagtcattaagaatgCTGCTGTTTTAATAGAGGATTGTAGTTCAGTTCATAGCACACATGTCTGACAGTtcgtgaccacacacacacacacacacacacacacacacacacacacacacactattcatcTAACCAtaatttttctgatatatttttctaatatttctgtGAAATAAGCAGGGGAAATCTTATTGTTGCTTTACAGTGTATGAGGTAACTGAGATAAAGGGAGGTACATTTCTCCCCAGGCTCAGGTGAGCCTTTCGAAAACCGTGCAGCTAGTCCACAGCAGAGCTGGACTGGAGCTCAAGCCTTGGGAATTCCAGGATGGAATTCCAGGATGAGTCTTTCCTGCTGCATTGCCGTGCTCTGTTGTGTAGACCAAGGGCAGTTAGGAGAGGAATACATGGCATTTGTGACGAGCAactactgtgtgacacacctgGATACTCCCGAACCGTAAAAGATGGTAACCACGAGGAAATGCGAAGAGCATGTGGAGAAGATCTTGCTCCGACCTGTGGCCGAGCTGATGCCCAGGGCTGTCAGGATGATCCGGCTGTAGGAACCCAGCAGCAGGACAAGAGTACCAAGACCTAAGATCACCATGGTTGTAAGGATGGAGGCGACAGTAATGTGGGGGTCAGAACAGACCAGCGAGAGCACGGTAGGGATCTCACAGGCAAAGCTGTGGATGACGTTCGGGCCACAGAAGTGCTCTTCAGCCAGCAGGAGGGTGTTAATCAGGCTGACACTGATTCCTATGGCCCAGGATATAACCACCAGCCCAGAACACACCTTTCCATTCATAGTGACCACATACATCAGTGGGTGACACACAGCCTGGAaccggtcataggccatggcagAAAGGAGGCAGGCTTCGGTGGCCCCAGAAAATAGGACCAGGGCGATCTGAGTGAAACACCCCAGGGATGATATAGTCTTCCACTCAGAAATCAGGTTCC contains:
- the LOC114708539 gene encoding olfactory receptor 8S1-like; the protein is MEVRNVTEFVLLGLTSNPRTQVLLFMLFLVIYLLTLTGNLLMLLVISSDSHLHTPMYFFLRHLSFIDAFYSSVIVPKLLRNLISEWKTISSLGCFTQIALVLFSGATEACLLSAMAYDRFQAVCHPLMYVVTMNRKVCSGLVVISWAIGISVSLINTLLLAEEHFCGPNVIHSFACEIPTVLSLVCSDPHITIASILTTMVILGLGTLVLLLGSYSQIILTALGISSATGRSKIFSTCSSHFLVVTIFYGSGVSRYMTPASGSALEQVLSLQYSVVTPMLNPLIYSLKNKDVTAALRRMLTRRSRLSL
- the LOC114708540 gene encoding olfactory receptor 8S1-like translates to MEVRNVTEFVLLGLTSNPRTQVLLFMLFLVIYLLTLTGNLLMLLVISSDSHLHTPMYFFLRHLSFIDAFYSSVIVPKLLRNLISEWKTISSLGCFTQIALVLFSGATEACLLSAMAYDRFQAVCHPLMYVVTMNGKVCSGLVVISWAIGISVSLINTLLLAEEHFCGPNVIHSFACEIPTVLSLVCSDPHITVASILTTMVILGLGTLVLLLGSYSRIILTALGISSATGRSKIFSTCSSHFLVVTIFYGSGVSRYMTPASGSALEQVLSLQYSVVTPMLNPLIYSLKNKDVTAALRRMLTRRSRLSL